The Kitasatospora setae KM-6054 genome contains a region encoding:
- a CDS encoding glycosyl hydrolase family 8 — translation MAPHTRRVLALGTTLSTLTLGLVAFVGVPAAQAATPAHPFPSHTAYKVGVMPSASQATRDAAVTKQYDSWKSNYLVHGCASNEYYVSTKGDGDAPNNGTVSEAQGYGMNIVPLMAGYDPDAQTEFNGLWQLVKNHQDQYGLMQWKLDGSTCKYADSGTPDAATDGDLDIGYGLILADKQWGGYKTDALAWLGKIYAHDVTSDGHLKCEDDGVSTDTRPSDHMLDHLRAFAAYDTAHDWNKVISRTEAIDQSLVSNYSNGHGLLPDFVVGANGTPSPAPANYQESQPDNIVGYNSVRVPWHMGTDALLNGPSTAAFAYNDAKLWSACAKAISGGNPKNVQPHIKLSCANANVSGDTSAEEAGDSVGPSAMAAGDQAWTDAIWNQLATNPFGDHYYGETIKMLVYLVMAGDYWNPAATTTAPANDFSLALSPASGSVSAGASATVTVSTATTSGTAQSVALSASGLPAGASASFSPASVNSDSGSTLTVTTTASTPAGTYPITVKGTAASGTHSATYTLTVTTTAPANDFSLTLSPVSGSVSAGASATAAVSTATTSGTAQSVTLTATGLPAGASASFSPASVNSGSGSTLTVTTTASTPAGTYPITVKGTAASGTHSATYTLTVTTTSTGTCQPAWNPATAYVPNDQVSYNGHNYTALYWSTDVTPGSAIAWNIWQDNGTC, via the coding sequence GTGGCCCCGCACACTCGCCGAGTCCTGGCGCTGGGCACGACGCTCAGCACCCTGACGCTCGGCCTCGTCGCGTTCGTCGGCGTGCCCGCCGCCCAAGCGGCGACCCCCGCGCACCCGTTCCCCTCCCACACGGCCTACAAGGTCGGCGTCATGCCGTCCGCCTCGCAGGCCACCCGCGACGCCGCCGTCACCAAGCAGTACGACTCGTGGAAGTCGAACTACCTGGTCCACGGCTGCGCCAGCAACGAGTACTACGTCTCGACCAAGGGCGACGGCGACGCGCCCAACAACGGCACCGTCTCCGAGGCCCAGGGCTACGGCATGAACATCGTGCCGCTGATGGCCGGTTACGACCCCGACGCGCAGACCGAGTTCAACGGCCTGTGGCAGCTGGTGAAGAACCACCAGGACCAGTACGGCCTGATGCAGTGGAAGCTCGACGGCAGCACCTGCAAGTACGCCGACAGCGGCACCCCCGACGCGGCCACCGACGGCGACCTCGACATCGGCTACGGCCTGATCCTCGCCGACAAGCAGTGGGGCGGCTACAAGACGGACGCCCTGGCCTGGCTGGGCAAGATCTACGCCCACGACGTCACCTCGGACGGCCACCTCAAGTGCGAGGACGACGGGGTCAGCACCGACACCCGCCCCTCCGACCACATGCTCGACCACCTGCGGGCCTTCGCCGCGTACGACACCGCGCACGACTGGAACAAGGTCATCTCCCGCACCGAGGCCATCGACCAGTCGCTGGTCAGCAACTACTCCAACGGCCACGGACTGCTGCCGGACTTCGTCGTCGGCGCCAACGGCACCCCGTCCCCGGCCCCCGCGAACTACCAGGAGAGCCAGCCGGACAACATCGTCGGCTACAACTCCGTCCGCGTCCCGTGGCACATGGGCACCGACGCGCTGCTGAACGGGCCGAGCACGGCGGCGTTCGCCTACAACGACGCCAAGCTGTGGTCAGCGTGCGCGAAGGCGATCTCCGGCGGCAACCCGAAGAACGTCCAGCCGCACATCAAGCTGAGCTGCGCCAACGCCAACGTCTCCGGTGACACCTCGGCCGAGGAGGCCGGCGACTCGGTGGGACCCTCGGCGATGGCCGCCGGCGACCAGGCCTGGACCGACGCCATCTGGAACCAGCTGGCGACCAACCCGTTCGGCGACCACTACTACGGCGAGACCATCAAGATGCTGGTCTACCTGGTGATGGCCGGCGACTACTGGAACCCCGCCGCCACGACCACGGCTCCGGCCAACGACTTCTCCCTCGCCCTCTCCCCAGCGTCGGGCAGCGTGAGCGCCGGAGCCTCGGCCACCGTTACCGTCTCCACCGCGACCACCTCCGGCACCGCCCAGTCCGTCGCGCTGTCGGCCTCCGGCCTGCCGGCGGGTGCGAGCGCCTCGTTCAGCCCGGCGTCCGTCAACTCCGACAGCGGCAGCACCCTCACCGTCACCACCACCGCCTCCACCCCCGCCGGCACCTACCCGATCACCGTGAAGGGCACCGCCGCCAGCGGCACCCACAGCGCCACCTACACCCTGACCGTCACCACCACCGCCCCCGCCAACGACTTCTCCCTCACCCTCTCCCCGGTCTCGGGCAGCGTGAGCGCCGGAGCCTCGGCCACCGCCGCCGTCTCCACCGCGACCACCTCCGGCACCGCCCAGTCCGTAACGCTGACCGCCACCGGCCTGCCGGCGGGTGCGAGCGCCTCGTTCAGCCCGGCGTCCGTCAACTCCGGCAGCGGCAGCACCCTCACCGTCACCACCACCGCCTCCACCCCAGCCGGTACGTACCCGATCACCGTGAAGGGCACCGCGGCCAGCGGCACCCACAGCGCCACCTACACCCTCACCGTCACCACCACCTCCACCGGCACCTGCCAACCCGCCTGGAACCCCGCCACCGCCTACGTCCCCAACGACCAGGTCTCCTACAACGGCCACAACTACACCGCCCTCTACTGGAGCACCGACGTCACCCCCGGCAGCGCCATCGCCTGGAACATCTGGCAGGACAACGGCACCTGCTGA
- a CDS encoding GNAT family N-acetyltransferase, whose translation MHEVRLSDGVVTLSPLSLDDVQAHLAGEDELLVRWLNGGPGTREGVEAYFQHCREQWEAAGPLRAFGIRVGADEVLAGTIDLRFPGEGLLPGQVNIAYGLYPSRRGRGLATRAVLLACRYAASEGGAEAVIQVEPENPASAAVARRAGFTPGRQAQGKDGRRFDWYTGDLRAAIQ comes from the coding sequence ATGCATGAAGTGAGGCTGTCCGATGGGGTCGTCACCCTGTCCCCACTGAGCTTGGACGATGTCCAGGCGCACCTTGCGGGCGAGGATGAGCTGCTCGTTCGCTGGCTCAACGGCGGCCCCGGCACCCGGGAGGGCGTCGAAGCGTACTTCCAGCACTGCCGGGAACAGTGGGAGGCTGCCGGACCACTCCGCGCGTTCGGCATCCGGGTGGGCGCCGACGAGGTGCTCGCGGGGACGATCGACTTGCGGTTCCCCGGGGAAGGCCTGCTTCCCGGCCAGGTGAATATCGCATACGGACTCTACCCGTCCCGGAGAGGGCGCGGCCTGGCAACCCGCGCGGTCCTCCTGGCCTGCCGGTACGCGGCCAGTGAGGGCGGGGCGGAGGCGGTGATCCAGGTGGAGCCGGAGAACCCCGCATCCGCTGCAGTGGCACGGCGGGCAGGGTTCACCCCCGGCCGGCAGGCGCAGGGCAAGGACGGCAGACGGTTCGACTGGTACACCGGGGACCTACGCGCCGCCATCCAGTGA
- a CDS encoding alpha/beta fold hydrolase: protein MTARAELIVESGELRLWTERVGASDDPAVLLVMGTASPGIGWPDELVDVLVAGGRQVIRYDHRDTGRSSCVDFTTRPYALADMAADATAVLDGHGVAAAHIVGVSLGGAIGQWLAVHRPERVLTLTAIMTGPMGHSAGPAWVRAMAGQAPDPSDLPPPAARFLAHLARRAALPQGTRDEYVTANLETWRVLNGDVLPFDEPAARRFAQASFDRSGNPAAALNHDLAGRHLTEDRLVPLSSIKAPTLVIHGTEDPLRPLPHGRALAEEVPHSRFRPIPGMGHSLFSPGLPRQIGEIIREHIAQGLSRNCRPSLDGGA, encoded by the coding sequence ATGACTGCGCGCGCTGAATTGATTGTCGAATCCGGTGAATTGCGGCTGTGGACCGAACGGGTCGGCGCCTCCGACGACCCAGCGGTCCTGCTGGTGATGGGTACCGCCTCGCCGGGTATCGGATGGCCGGACGAGCTGGTGGACGTGCTGGTCGCGGGTGGTCGCCAGGTCATCCGCTACGACCACCGGGACACCGGCCGGTCCAGTTGCGTGGACTTCACCACGCGCCCCTACGCGCTGGCGGACATGGCCGCCGACGCGACGGCGGTACTCGACGGGCACGGGGTGGCTGCCGCGCACATCGTCGGAGTGTCCCTGGGCGGCGCCATCGGCCAATGGCTGGCCGTGCACCGCCCTGAACGCGTACTGACCCTGACCGCGATCATGACCGGCCCGATGGGCCACAGCGCGGGCCCGGCCTGGGTGCGTGCCATGGCCGGTCAGGCACCCGACCCAAGCGACTTGCCGCCGCCCGCAGCACGCTTCCTGGCGCACCTCGCCCGGCGCGCCGCCCTCCCGCAGGGGACCCGCGACGAGTACGTCACGGCGAACCTGGAGACGTGGCGCGTGCTCAACGGCGACGTCCTCCCGTTCGACGAGCCGGCCGCTCGACGTTTCGCGCAAGCCTCCTTCGACCGGTCCGGCAACCCCGCTGCGGCCCTCAACCATGACCTGGCCGGACGTCACCTGACCGAAGACCGTCTGGTGCCGCTGTCCTCGATCAAGGCCCCGACCCTGGTCATCCACGGCACCGAAGACCCCCTCCGCCCGCTCCCGCATGGCCGCGCCCTCGCCGAGGAGGTCCCTCATTCCCGATTCCGGCCGATTCCGGGAATGGGGCACTCACTGTTCTCGCCTGGACTTCCTCGGCAGATCGGCGAAATCATTCGCGAGCACATTGCCCAAGGGTTGTCCCGTAACTGCCGGCCGTCACTGGATGGCGGCGCGTAG
- a CDS encoding FAD-dependent oxidoreductase, translated as MADSTHVAIVGGGPGGLTLARLLTMRGDPALRVTVHERDTGRTARTQGGTLDLHADTGQRALRAAGLTGAFRRYARPEGEDMLLLDHTGTVLHRDDTPADSPALRPEIDRTDLRDLLLDSLPPGTVAWGRTLRTATPVAGEAAAGAGWRLEFTDGGRADCDVLIGADGAHSRLRPLLTPAEPRHLGVNAVEGTIPDVDRTRPDLAAVVGRGSYWVIGEGRSLAAQRCGDGSVRVGLTFYGRTDGAADWLTSCGIPFTEPDAARAALLPLFADWTPECRALIAACTGPVTPRPLTGLPVGLRWPHRPGLTLLGDAAHLMPPVGHGANAAMRDALELATALAAAPADPDAALRAYEEEMFARTAGVAADSARILAMITAPAGARGVAAFFRGEGTGAGPGEGPEPEPEPARR; from the coding sequence ATGGCGGACAGCACGCACGTGGCGATCGTCGGCGGCGGACCGGGCGGGCTGACCCTGGCCCGGCTGCTCACCATGCGCGGAGACCCAGCCCTCCGGGTCACCGTCCACGAGCGCGACACCGGACGGACCGCCCGCACCCAGGGCGGCACGCTCGACCTGCACGCGGACACCGGACAGCGCGCGCTGCGCGCGGCCGGGCTGACCGGGGCGTTCCGCCGGTACGCCCGGCCCGAAGGGGAGGACATGCTGCTGCTCGACCACACCGGCACCGTCCTGCACCGCGACGACACGCCTGCGGACTCGCCCGCGCTGCGCCCCGAGATCGACCGCACCGACCTGCGCGACCTGCTCCTCGACTCGCTCCCGCCCGGCACCGTCGCCTGGGGCCGCACCCTGCGCACCGCCACCCCGGTGGCCGGCGAAGCGGCGGCCGGCGCGGGCTGGCGGCTGGAGTTCACCGACGGCGGCCGGGCCGACTGCGACGTCCTGATCGGCGCGGACGGCGCCCACTCCCGCCTCCGCCCGCTGCTCACCCCGGCGGAGCCGCGGCACCTCGGCGTCAACGCGGTCGAGGGCACCATCCCCGACGTCGACCGCACCCGCCCCGACCTGGCCGCCGTCGTCGGCCGGGGCAGCTACTGGGTGATCGGCGAGGGCCGCTCACTCGCCGCCCAGCGCTGCGGCGACGGCTCCGTCCGGGTCGGTCTGACCTTCTACGGCCGCACCGACGGGGCCGCCGACTGGCTCACCAGCTGCGGCATCCCGTTCACCGAGCCGGACGCCGCCCGGGCCGCGCTGCTCCCGCTGTTCGCCGACTGGACGCCCGAGTGCCGCGCCCTGATCGCCGCCTGCACCGGCCCGGTCACCCCGCGCCCGCTGACCGGCCTCCCGGTCGGCCTCCGCTGGCCGCACCGCCCCGGCCTCACCCTGCTCGGCGACGCCGCCCACCTGATGCCCCCCGTCGGCCACGGCGCCAACGCCGCGATGCGCGACGCCCTCGAACTCGCCACCGCCCTCGCCGCCGCCCCCGCCGACCCCGACGCCGCCCTGCGGGCCTACGAGGAGGAGATGTTCGCCCGGACGGCCGGGGTCGCCGCCGACTCGGCCCGGATCCTGGCCATGATCACGGCCCCGGCGGGCGCCCGCGGCGTCGCCGCGTTCTTCCGCGGTGAGGGGACGGGCGCAGGGCCGGGCGAAGGACCGGAGCCGGAGCCGGAGCCGGCGCGGCGCTGA
- a CDS encoding carbohydrate-binding protein, which translates to MSRSAPARRLLTAAVAAALPAAALAVVAAGPAHAAGGTFPAHYSAPYLEIDSSTAGDLAADLSASGDKFYTLAFLTPKSGCTPMWERGNDPVGAFKSQIGSLQSAGGNVIISFGGAAGGELAQTCTSVSSLTAAYANIVNTYGVTRLDFDIEGSVLDDTTANARRDQALAALQAQNPNVQIDFTLPVDPGGLPANAMNMLKDAKSKGVKVNLVNIMTMDFGNGQNALNDAESAANGTAPQLASLYGITTAQAFNRLGLTPIAGQNDDNEFFSQANAQTLETFAASKGVQELAFWEVDGYDKALNYAYSKIFQKITGGTTASDFSVAVSPNSGSVKAGSPATVSVSTAVTSGVAESVALSASGLPAGASASFSPASVNSGSGSTLTVTTTASTPAGTYPITVKGTAASGTHSATYTLTVTATSTGTCQPAWNPATAYVPNDQVSYNGHNYTALYWSTDVTPGSAIAWNIWQDNGTC; encoded by the coding sequence ATGTCCCGATCCGCCCCTGCCCGCAGACTGCTCACGGCAGCCGTGGCCGCCGCTCTCCCCGCCGCCGCGCTCGCCGTGGTCGCCGCCGGACCGGCGCACGCCGCCGGCGGCACCTTCCCCGCGCACTACTCGGCGCCGTACCTGGAGATCGACAGCTCCACGGCCGGCGACCTGGCCGCCGACCTGAGCGCCAGCGGCGACAAGTTCTACACGCTGGCCTTCCTGACGCCGAAGTCCGGCTGCACCCCGATGTGGGAGCGCGGCAACGACCCGGTCGGGGCGTTCAAGTCCCAGATCGGCTCCCTGCAGTCGGCCGGCGGCAACGTCATCATCTCCTTCGGCGGCGCCGCCGGCGGCGAACTCGCGCAGACCTGCACCTCGGTGTCCAGCCTCACCGCCGCGTACGCCAACATCGTCAACACCTACGGCGTGACCCGGCTGGACTTCGACATCGAAGGCTCCGTCCTGGACGACACCACCGCCAACGCCCGCCGCGACCAGGCCCTGGCCGCCCTCCAGGCGCAGAACCCGAACGTCCAGATCGACTTCACCCTGCCGGTGGACCCGGGCGGCCTGCCCGCCAACGCGATGAACATGCTCAAGGACGCCAAGTCCAAGGGCGTGAAGGTGAACCTGGTCAACATCATGACGATGGACTTCGGCAACGGGCAGAACGCCCTCAACGACGCCGAGTCCGCCGCGAACGGCACCGCTCCGCAACTGGCCTCGCTGTACGGCATCACCACCGCCCAGGCCTTCAACCGCCTGGGCCTGACCCCGATCGCCGGCCAGAACGACGACAACGAGTTCTTCAGCCAGGCCAACGCCCAGACCCTGGAGACCTTCGCGGCGTCCAAGGGCGTCCAGGAACTGGCGTTCTGGGAGGTCGACGGCTACGACAAGGCACTGAACTACGCCTACTCGAAGATCTTCCAGAAGATCACCGGGGGCACCACCGCCAGCGACTTCTCCGTCGCCGTCTCACCCAACTCGGGCAGCGTGAAGGCGGGTTCGCCGGCCACGGTCAGCGTCTCCACGGCGGTGACCTCCGGGGTGGCGGAGTCGGTCGCGCTGTCGGCCTCCGGCCTGCCGGCGGGTGCGAGTGCCTCGTTCAGTCCGGCGTCGGTGAACTCCGGCAGCGGCAGCACCCTCACCGTCACCACCACCGCCTCCACCCCCGCCGGCACCTACCCGATCACCGTGAAGGGCACCGCGGCCAGCGGCACCCACAGCGCCACCTACACCCTGACCGTCACCGCCACCTCCACCGGCACCTGCCAACCCGCCTGGAACCCCGCCACCGCCTACGTCCCCAACGACCAGGTCTCCTACAACGGCCACAACTACACCGCCCTCTACTGGAGCACCGACGTCACCCCCGGCAGCGCCATCGCCTGGAACATCTGGCAGGACAACGGCACCTGCTGA
- a CDS encoding alginate lyase family protein, which produces MTTPTAVAAPSGGGTATVSAAVTAPAAFTHPGVLLGKSQLDLIRTRVNGGVEPQKSAWSQLLASPYASSSYTPHPRSTVECGSSSNPDYGCSDEREDAIAAYTDALAWYVTGNSSYAKKAIQIMDAWSGTITTHTNTNAPLQTGWAGTVWSESAEIVKYTYSGGWSNSARFDTMLRNVYLPVVIQGAPDKNGNWELIMMDAAVGIAVHLDDATSYNKAMSIFTGRVPAYVYTTSDGSQPAYPPRSSINTTSELVSYWFGQSTFVNGLAQETCRDFGHTGWGLDAISHVAETARLQGTDLWSQLATRMRSTYEFHAGYDNGASVPSSLCGGSVSLGVGPVTEIAYSALHNRLGLSLANTQKYTLAHRPEGTDDHWIAWETLTHGDTGTPAAANDFSLALSPASGSVSAGSPATAAVSTATTSGTAQSVTLTATGLPAGASASFSPASVNSGSGSTLTVTTTASTPAGTYPITVKGTAASGTHSATYTLTVTTTSTGTCQPAWNPATAYVPNDQVSYNGHNYTALYWSTDVTPGSAIAWNIWQDNGTC; this is translated from the coding sequence ATGACGACCCCCACCGCCGTCGCCGCCCCGTCCGGCGGGGGTACGGCGACCGTCAGCGCCGCCGTGACCGCCCCCGCCGCCTTCACCCACCCGGGCGTACTGCTCGGCAAGTCCCAACTGGACCTGATCCGCACCCGGGTGAACGGCGGCGTCGAGCCGCAGAAGAGCGCCTGGTCGCAGCTGCTGGCCAGCCCGTACGCCTCGTCGTCGTACACCCCCCACCCGCGCTCCACCGTCGAGTGCGGCTCGTCGTCGAACCCCGACTACGGGTGCAGCGACGAGCGGGAGGACGCCATCGCCGCGTACACCGACGCGCTGGCCTGGTACGTGACCGGCAACAGCAGTTACGCCAAGAAGGCGATCCAGATCATGGACGCCTGGTCCGGGACCATCACCACGCACACCAACACCAACGCCCCGCTGCAGACCGGCTGGGCCGGCACGGTGTGGTCGGAGTCCGCGGAGATCGTCAAGTACACCTACAGCGGCGGCTGGTCGAACTCCGCCCGCTTCGACACCATGCTGCGCAACGTCTACCTCCCCGTCGTGATCCAGGGCGCCCCGGACAAGAACGGCAACTGGGAGCTGATCATGATGGACGCGGCCGTCGGCATCGCGGTCCACCTCGACGACGCCACCAGCTACAACAAGGCGATGTCCATCTTCACGGGCCGGGTCCCGGCGTACGTCTACACCACCTCAGACGGCAGCCAGCCCGCCTACCCGCCGCGCTCCAGCATCAACACCACCAGCGAACTGGTCAGCTACTGGTTCGGGCAGAGCACCTTCGTCAACGGCCTCGCGCAGGAGACCTGCCGCGACTTCGGCCACACCGGCTGGGGCCTGGACGCCATCTCGCACGTCGCCGAGACCGCACGCCTCCAGGGCACCGACCTGTGGTCGCAGCTGGCGACCCGGATGCGCTCCACCTACGAGTTCCACGCCGGCTACGACAACGGCGCCTCCGTCCCGTCCTCGCTCTGCGGCGGCAGCGTGAGCCTCGGCGTCGGGCCCGTCACCGAGATCGCGTACAGCGCGCTCCACAACCGGCTCGGACTCAGCCTGGCCAACACCCAGAAGTACACCCTGGCCCACCGCCCCGAGGGCACCGACGACCACTGGATCGCCTGGGAGACCCTCACCCACGGCGACACCGGAACGCCGGCGGCCGCCAACGACTTCTCCCTCGCCCTCTCGCCGGCCTCGGGCAGCGTGAGCGCCGGGTCCCCGGCCACCGCCGCCGTCTCCACCGCGACCACCTCCGGCACCGCCCAGTCCGTAACGCTGACCGCCACCGGCCTGCCGGCGGGTGCGAGCGCCTCGTTCAGCCCGGCGTCCGTCAACTCCGGCAGCGGCAGCACCCTCACCGTCACCACCACCGCCTCCACCCCCGCCGGCACCTACCCGATCACCGTGAAGGGCACCGCGGCCAGCGGCACCCACAGCGCCACCTACACCCTGACCGTCACCACCACCTCCACCGGCACCTGCCAACCCGCCTGGAACCCCGCCACCGCCTACGTCCCCAACGACCAGGTCTCCTACAACGGCCACAACTACACCGCCCTCTACTGGAGCACCGACGTCACCCCCGGCAGCGCCATCGCCTGGAACATCTGGCAGGACAACGGCACCTGCTGA
- a CDS encoding TetR/AcrR family transcriptional regulator, with protein MTPRHDSPADSSTAASSGLIWERPEPPARRSPGPLSRALIVTAALELADADGLEGVSFRRVAAALEVGPMRLYGYVETKAELLELMVDAAYGEIAPRTASGRGSRSTAAGASRAAGRAGEPGWREELRAIAERTRLTALRHEWFTELLGGRPHLGPNALAVMEAVLAAVQRVPGLADDPTGVQRAAGVFHAYLTGTLRVEVGQRQAERSEGRSDHDWQAAMGPYLVRTLAAGRHPTVARVMAEAEHLAPGEQFAAGLELVLDGIAAQSP; from the coding sequence ATGACTCCCCGTCACGACTCCCCCGCCGACTCCTCGACGGCCGCCTCCTCCGGCCTGATCTGGGAGCGCCCGGAGCCGCCGGCCCGACGGTCACCGGGGCCGTTGAGCCGGGCGCTGATCGTGACGGCGGCCCTCGAACTGGCGGACGCGGACGGGCTGGAGGGGGTCTCGTTCCGGCGGGTCGCAGCGGCGCTGGAGGTCGGGCCGATGCGGCTGTACGGGTACGTGGAGACCAAGGCCGAGCTGCTGGAGCTGATGGTGGACGCGGCATACGGGGAGATCGCCCCGCGCACCGCGAGCGGCCGGGGCAGCCGGAGCACCGCGGCCGGAGCCTCCCGCGCGGCCGGGCGGGCCGGAGAGCCGGGGTGGCGGGAGGAGTTGCGGGCGATCGCGGAGCGGACCAGGCTGACCGCGCTGCGACACGAGTGGTTCACCGAACTGCTCGGCGGGCGCCCGCACTTGGGACCGAACGCGCTGGCCGTGATGGAGGCGGTACTGGCCGCCGTCCAGCGCGTGCCCGGCCTCGCCGACGACCCGACCGGAGTGCAGCGGGCAGCCGGCGTGTTCCACGCCTACTTGACCGGGACGCTGCGGGTCGAGGTCGGGCAGCGCCAGGCCGAACGCTCGGAGGGCCGTTCGGACCACGACTGGCAGGCGGCCATGGGCCCGTACCTGGTCCGGACCCTGGCGGCGGGCCGGCACCCGACCGTGGCGCGGGTGATGGCGGAAGCCGAACACCTCGCGCCCGGCGAGCAGTTCGCGGCGGGCCTGGAGCTGGTGCTCGACGGGATCGCCGCCCAGTCACCCTGA